In one window of Nicotiana tabacum cultivar K326 chromosome 12, ASM71507v2, whole genome shotgun sequence DNA:
- the LOC107807055 gene encoding transcription termination factor MTERF15, mitochondrial-like has product MAARLLRLHGHGAAGQLYSIFNSKFLLQYSTTAVATTCDPTHFLMNYLVDSLGFSKEEAITTNTKVTRLKPTENPQLVLNFFEQSGLDKTHIGKIVSAVPKLLLCDVDKTLKPKLDILHDLGLCGSDLVKVITGSMSILKNTEVSDMKSCVSYLRKVLGSDENVMKAVKKKPCLLSVKGCERLRTNMLFFQSIGFSDEDIKKFIVQNPYTLLACPESVEDKVDRLKKDFNISQGSGMFIHGVAVLISMKEATVDTKFGVFRDYGWSKWDIIKLVQLLPYCLRLSQKRLRAALNFYMGELGLKPAYLASHPTLLMFSMKKRVLPRLELMRSLVEKKLYDEDYNLYTILLPSDPKFYQIYVLPYKDMIPDVCELYNKFQQHGKAEK; this is encoded by the coding sequence ATGGCAGCTCGCTTATTGCGACTGCACGGCCATGGCGCCGCAGGGCAGCTATATTCCATTTTCAACTCCAAATTCCTACTTCAATACTCAACAACTGCAGTTGCTACTACCTGTGACCCGACCCATTTCCTGATGAACTATCTTGTAGACTCTCTCGGATTCTCCAAAGAAGAAGCCATTACAACAAACACTAAGGTAACTCGTTTAAAACCCACTGAAAATCCTCAGCTTGTCCTAAATTTCTTCGAACAAAGTGGTTTAGACAAAACCCATATTGGTAAAATTGTGTCTGCAGTTCCCAAGTTGCTTTTGTGTGATGTTGACAAAACCCTAAAACCCAAACTTGACATTCTTCATGATCTTGGTTTATGTGGTTCTGACTTAGTCAAAGTCATAACTGGAAGTATGTCTATTTTGAAAAACACAGAAGTTTCTGACATGAAATCTTGTGTCAGTTATCTTAGAAAAGTTTTGGGTAGTGATGAGAATGTAATGAAAGCTGTTAAGAAAAAACCATGTTTGCTCTCTGTTAAAGGATGTGAAAGATTGAGGACCAATATGTTGTTTTTTCAAAGTATTGGGTTTTCAGATGAGGATATCAAGAAATTCATAGTTCAAAATCCATATACTCTTTTGGCTTGTCCTGAGAGTGTAGAGGATAAAGTGGACAGGCTTAAAAAAGATTTTAATATCTCTCAAGGGTCGGGAATGTTTATCCATGGAGTTGCTGTGCTTATTTCGATGAAAGAAGCGACCGTAGACACGAAATTTGGCGTTTTCAGGGATTATGGATGGTCTAAATGGGACATAATTAAATTAGTCCAGCTTTTACCTTATTGTTTGAGGCTGTCACAGAAGAGATTGCGAGCTGCGCTAAACTTCTACATGGGAGAACTCGGTTTGAAACCTGCTTACTTGGCTTCTCATCCGACGCTGCTTATGTTTAGTATGAAAAAGAGGGTTTTGCCTCGCTTGGAACTCATGAGAAGTTTAGTGGAGAAGAAATTATACGATGAAGATTACAATCTGTATACTATTCTGTTGCCATCAGATCCGAAATTTTATCAGATTTATGTGCTGCCCTACAAGGATATGATACCTGATGTGTGTGAACTATACAACAAATTTCAACAGCATGGAAAAGCTGAAAAGTAA